The Streptomyces sp. NBC_01775 genome includes a region encoding these proteins:
- a CDS encoding MMPL family transporter — MLRRIADLTHRRARVVLLLSLLAAVGLAAIGFGAFGQLKGGGFDDPDSPSSRAATVIDDTFHGEDNLVLLVRAKGGKLDAPAAKKAGTELTKGLKSQEGVTQVASYWAPGGSALTSRDGTQALVLAHVDEEDTETVKDITDKWSGERGAVSVRAGGGAALNEQVNAQVSKDLAVAESIAVPVTLILLIIAFGSVVAALLPLAIGLVAILGTFAELYVIGSITDVSVFAVNLTTALGLGLGIDYGLLLVSRFRERLSAGDEIAVALRTTVRTAGRTILFSASTVVAALAALLLFPQYFLRSFAYAGIGVVFIAALSALFIVPALLAVLGHRVNKGRLPWADAVRKPEAPLWGRLARTVMRRPALTALPVLAVLLLAASPLLGANFGSPDERVLPESAESRQVSTALQHDFAGNESAGVQVVTEGRAADGAVADYARKISRLDGVVRVQAATGTYAEGRSVRAPGAAHAGFSEHGVHRMSVTTKLTPASEKAQDLVREIRDLPGPGTDTLVGGRDAALIDSKASIGDKLPAAVAWIVGSTFVLLFLFTGSVVQPLRALVLNGISLTAAIGAMVWVFQDGHLSSLLGFTAMPMDTSMTVLMFCIVFGLSMDYEVFVTSRIKELHDAGASDHEAVVGGLSRTGRIVTMAAGLLAVSFFAFVTGNVSFIQMFGLGSGLAILIDAVAVRGVLVPAAMRLLGRTAWYAPGPLRRLHAKAGLSESGAEEADGETDGKDRHHTPTGV; from the coding sequence GTGCTCCGACGCATCGCCGACCTCACCCATCGCAGGGCCCGCGTGGTACTGCTGCTCTCCCTGCTCGCCGCGGTCGGGCTGGCCGCCATCGGCTTCGGCGCCTTCGGCCAGCTCAAGGGCGGCGGGTTCGACGACCCCGACTCGCCCAGCTCGCGGGCGGCCACCGTCATAGACGACACCTTCCACGGCGAGGACAACCTCGTCCTGCTCGTCCGCGCCAAGGGCGGCAAGCTCGACGCACCCGCTGCCAAGAAGGCCGGCACCGAGCTGACCAAGGGGCTCAAATCCCAGGAGGGCGTCACCCAGGTCGCCTCCTACTGGGCCCCGGGCGGCTCGGCCCTCACCTCCCGCGACGGCACCCAGGCGCTGGTCCTCGCCCACGTCGACGAGGAGGACACCGAGACGGTCAAAGACATCACCGACAAGTGGAGCGGTGAGCGGGGCGCGGTCTCCGTGCGCGCCGGCGGCGGTGCCGCGCTCAACGAGCAGGTCAACGCCCAGGTCTCCAAGGACCTCGCGGTGGCCGAGTCCATCGCCGTGCCCGTCACCCTCATTCTGCTGATCATCGCCTTCGGCAGCGTGGTGGCGGCTCTGCTGCCGCTGGCCATCGGGCTGGTCGCCATCCTGGGCACCTTCGCCGAGCTGTACGTGATCGGCAGCATCACCGACGTCTCGGTCTTCGCCGTCAACCTCACCACCGCGCTCGGCCTCGGGCTCGGCATCGACTACGGCCTGCTGCTGGTCAGCCGCTTCAGGGAGCGGCTGAGCGCGGGGGACGAGATCGCGGTGGCCCTTCGCACGACGGTGCGCACGGCGGGCCGCACCATCCTCTTCTCGGCCTCCACCGTGGTGGCGGCGCTCGCGGCGCTGCTGCTGTTCCCGCAGTACTTCCTGCGCTCGTTCGCCTACGCCGGCATCGGCGTCGTCTTCATCGCGGCGCTCTCCGCGCTCTTCATCGTCCCCGCGCTGCTCGCCGTGCTGGGACACCGCGTCAACAAGGGCCGGCTGCCGTGGGCGGACGCCGTGCGCAAGCCGGAGGCCCCGCTGTGGGGGCGGCTGGCGCGTACGGTCATGCGGCGGCCCGCGCTCACCGCGCTGCCGGTGCTGGCCGTGCTGCTGCTGGCCGCCAGCCCGCTGCTGGGCGCCAACTTCGGCTCGCCCGACGAGCGGGTACTGCCCGAGAGCGCCGAGAGCCGGCAGGTCTCCACCGCGCTCCAGCACGACTTCGCCGGCAACGAGTCCGCGGGCGTCCAGGTCGTGACCGAGGGACGGGCCGCCGACGGCGCCGTGGCGGACTACGCGCGGAAGATCTCCCGGCTGGACGGCGTCGTCCGCGTCCAGGCGGCGACCGGCACCTACGCCGAGGGGCGCTCGGTGCGGGCCCCCGGCGCCGCGCACGCCGGGTTCAGCGAGCACGGCGTGCACCGGATGTCGGTCACCACCAAGCTGACGCCCGCCTCCGAGAAAGCACAGGACCTGGTGCGCGAGATCCGCGACCTGCCGGGCCCCGGCACGGACACGCTGGTCGGCGGCAGGGACGCGGCGCTGATCGACTCCAAGGCGTCCATCGGTGACAAGCTGCCGGCGGCCGTCGCCTGGATCGTGGGCTCGACGTTCGTGCTGCTCTTCCTGTTCACCGGCAGCGTCGTCCAGCCGCTGCGCGCCCTGGTCCTCAACGGCATCAGCCTGACCGCCGCCATCGGCGCGATGGTGTGGGTCTTCCAGGACGGCCACCTCTCCTCGCTGCTGGGCTTCACCGCGATGCCGATGGACACCTCCATGACGGTGCTGATGTTCTGCATCGTCTTCGGGCTGTCCATGGACTACGAGGTGTTCGTGACCAGCCGCATCAAGGAGCTGCACGACGCGGGGGCGAGCGATCACGAGGCGGTCGTCGGCGGGCTCTCGCGCACCGGGCGGATCGTGACCATGGCGGCGGGGCTGCTGGCGGTGAGCTTCTTCGCCTTCGTCACCGGCAATGTCAGCTTCATCCAGATGTTCGGTCTGGGCAGCGGGCTGGCGATCCTGATCGACGCGGTCGCGGTGCGCGGGGTGCTGGTGCCCGCGGCGATGCGACTGCTGGGCCGCACCGCCTGGTACGCGCCAGGGCCCCTGCGCCGGCTGCACGCGAAGGCGGGCCTGAGCGAGAGCGGGGCCGAGGAGGCCGACGGGGAGACCGACGGGAAGGACCGGCACCATACGCCCACCGGGGTCTGA